A window of the Streptomyces sp. NBC_00454 genome harbors these coding sequences:
- a CDS encoding A/G-specific adenine glycosylase — protein MPSAMTASSSSTSPSAAALHSPVIAWFDGHARDLPWRRPEAGPWGVMVSEFMLQQTPVNRVLPVYEQWLARWPRPADLAAEAPGEAVRAWGRLGYPRRALRLHGAATAITERHGGDVPREHAHLLALPGIGEYTAAAVASFAYGQRHAVLDTNVRRVFARTATGVEYPPNATTAAERRLARSLLPEGEETAARWAAASMELGALVCTAKSPDCARCPVAGLCAWRLAGKPAHEGPPRRGQTYAGTDRQVRGKLLAVLREAVGAVPQSVLDTVWDEPVQRARALDGLVADGLVEPLAGQMYRLPAGPAAEAPAGTPAQAPAQAPAAAGS, from the coding sequence ATGCCGTCTGCCATGACTGCATCCTCATCCTCGACTTCCCCCTCCGCCGCCGCGCTGCACTCCCCGGTCATCGCGTGGTTCGACGGACACGCCCGCGACCTGCCCTGGCGCCGCCCCGAGGCCGGCCCCTGGGGGGTGATGGTCAGCGAGTTCATGCTCCAGCAGACCCCCGTCAACCGGGTCCTGCCGGTGTACGAGCAGTGGCTGGCCCGCTGGCCCCGCCCCGCCGACCTGGCCGCCGAAGCCCCCGGAGAGGCCGTACGGGCCTGGGGGCGGCTCGGTTATCCGCGCCGGGCCCTGCGCCTGCACGGGGCGGCCACCGCGATAACGGAGCGGCACGGGGGCGACGTACCGCGCGAGCACGCGCACCTGCTGGCGCTGCCGGGGATCGGCGAGTACACGGCGGCCGCCGTGGCCTCCTTCGCGTACGGGCAGCGGCACGCGGTCCTGGACACCAACGTGCGCCGGGTCTTCGCGCGCACCGCGACCGGGGTCGAGTACCCGCCGAACGCCACGACCGCCGCCGAGCGGCGCCTCGCCCGGTCCCTGCTCCCCGAGGGCGAGGAGACCGCGGCCCGCTGGGCGGCGGCCTCGATGGAGCTCGGGGCCCTGGTCTGCACGGCCAAGAGCCCGGACTGCGCGCGCTGCCCGGTGGCCGGGCTGTGCGCGTGGCGGCTGGCCGGGAAGCCCGCGCACGAGGGGCCTCCGAGGCGCGGGCAGACGTACGCCGGTACGGACCGGCAGGTGCGCGGCAAGCTCCTCGCGGTGCTGCGCGAGGCGGTCGGCGCGGTGCCGCAGTCGGTCCTCGACACGGTCTGGGACGAGCCCGTGCAGCGGGCCCGGGCCCTGGACGGGCTGGTCGCGGACGGGCTGGTGGAGCCGCTGGCCGGGCAGATGTACCGGCTTCCGGCCGGGCCCGCGGCCGAGGCTCCGGCGGGAACCCCCGCGCAGGCACCCGCACAGGCACCCGCGGCCGCCGGGAGCTGA
- a CDS encoding phosphatase PAP2 family protein, giving the protein MDSSGLYLDITDFAHSTPAWVQSAFEVWTEYGLFLFGALFIAVWWRARGASDPRTVALALLAPLATALAYVASELVKSSVDEERPCRAVAGAAASLITCPATGDWSFPSNHATLAGAAAVTLAMAVGRLAPLTVPLALLMAFSRVFVGVHYPHDVGMGLLLGASLAALAVLALTGPTSRIIAAMRANGGRAAVLIAGPGPAR; this is encoded by the coding sequence ATGGACAGCTCCGGCCTCTACCTCGACATCACCGATTTCGCCCACTCGACCCCCGCGTGGGTGCAGTCGGCCTTCGAGGTCTGGACGGAGTACGGGCTCTTCCTCTTCGGCGCCCTCTTCATAGCCGTGTGGTGGCGCGCGCGCGGCGCGAGCGACCCCCGGACCGTCGCGCTCGCCCTCCTGGCACCGCTGGCCACCGCCCTCGCGTACGTGGCCTCGGAACTGGTGAAGTCCAGCGTGGACGAGGAACGCCCCTGCCGGGCCGTGGCCGGAGCGGCGGCCTCGCTCATCACATGCCCGGCCACCGGCGACTGGTCCTTCCCGAGCAACCACGCCACCCTCGCGGGCGCCGCCGCCGTCACCCTGGCGATGGCCGTGGGGAGGCTCGCGCCGCTGACCGTTCCGCTCGCGCTGCTGATGGCCTTCTCCCGCGTCTTCGTCGGCGTCCACTACCCGCACGACGTGGGGATGGGCCTGCTGCTGGGCGCCTCTCTCGCCGCGCTCGCCGTCCTCGCCCTCACCGGTCCGACCAGTAGGATCATCGCCGCCATGCGGGCGAACGGCGGCCGTGCGGCCGTACTGATCGCCGGGCCGGGCCCGGCACGGTAG
- the radA gene encoding DNA repair protein RadA produces the protein MAARTSRSSAKDRPSYRCTECGYSTAKWLGRCPECQAWGTVEELGGAPAVRTTAAGRVTTAAVPIGQVDVRTATARSTGVSELDRVLGGGLVPGAVVLLAGEPGVGKSTLLLDVAAKAASEEHRTLYVTGEESASQVRLRADRINALSDHLFLAAETDLSAVLGHLDAVNPSLLIMDSVQTVASPEIDGAPGGMAQVREVAGALIRASKERGMSTLLVGHVTKDGAIAGPRLLEHLVDVVLSFEGDRHARLRLVRGVKNRYGTTDEVGCFELTDEGINGLADPSGLFLTRRAEAVPGTCLTVTLEGKRPLVAEVQALTVDSQIPSPRRTTSGLETSRVSMMLAVLEQRGRITALGKRDIYTATVGGVKLTEPAADLAVALALASAASDVPLPKNLVAIGEVGLAGEVRRVTGVQRRLAEAYRLGFTHALVPVDPGKVPAGMKVTEVADMGDALRVLPRGRSRTAEKDRDAG, from the coding sequence ATGGCTGCCCGTACATCTCGTTCATCCGCCAAGGACCGGCCGTCCTACCGTTGTACCGAGTGCGGGTACTCCACCGCCAAATGGCTCGGCCGGTGCCCCGAGTGCCAGGCCTGGGGCACCGTGGAGGAGCTGGGCGGCGCGCCCGCCGTGCGGACCACCGCGGCGGGCCGGGTCACCACGGCCGCCGTGCCGATCGGGCAGGTCGACGTGCGGACGGCGACCGCGCGCAGCACCGGCGTGAGCGAGCTGGACCGGGTGCTGGGCGGCGGGCTGGTCCCCGGGGCGGTCGTGCTGCTCGCGGGCGAACCGGGCGTCGGCAAGTCCACGCTGCTGCTCGACGTCGCGGCCAAGGCCGCCTCCGAGGAGCACCGCACGCTCTACGTCACCGGCGAGGAGTCGGCGAGCCAGGTCCGGCTGCGGGCCGACCGGATCAACGCGCTCAGCGACCACCTCTTCCTGGCCGCCGAGACCGATCTCTCCGCCGTCCTCGGGCACCTCGACGCCGTGAACCCCTCGCTCCTGATCATGGACTCCGTACAGACGGTGGCCTCCCCCGAGATCGACGGCGCGCCCGGCGGCATGGCCCAGGTCCGGGAGGTGGCCGGGGCGCTGATCCGGGCCTCCAAGGAGCGCGGGATGTCCACGCTGCTGGTCGGCCACGTCACCAAGGACGGGGCGATCGCCGGTCCCCGGCTGCTGGAGCACCTGGTCGACGTCGTCCTGAGCTTCGAGGGCGACCGGCACGCGCGGCTGCGCCTCGTACGCGGTGTGAAGAACCGGTACGGCACCACGGACGAGGTCGGCTGCTTCGAGCTCACCGACGAGGGCATCAACGGACTCGCCGACCCGAGCGGGCTGTTCCTGACCCGCCGCGCCGAGGCCGTCCCGGGCACCTGCCTGACGGTGACGCTGGAGGGCAAGCGGCCGCTGGTCGCCGAGGTGCAGGCGCTGACGGTGGACTCGCAGATCCCCTCGCCGCGCCGGACCACCTCGGGGCTGGAGACCTCGCGGGTCTCGATGATGCTGGCGGTGCTGGAGCAGCGCGGCCGGATCACGGCGCTGGGCAAGCGGGACATCTACACCGCGACCGTGGGCGGCGTGAAGCTCACCGAGCCGGCCGCCGACCTGGCCGTCGCGCTGGCACTGGCCTCGGCCGCCAGCGACGTACCGCTCCCGAAGAACCTGGTCGCCATCGGCGAGGTCGGGCTCGCGGGCGAGGTGCGGCGGGTGACGGGAGTCCAGCGGCGGCTCGCGGAGGCCTACCGGCTGGGCTTCACGCACGCGCTGGTGCCGGTGGATCCGGGGAAGGTGCCGGCCGGGATGAAGGTGACCGAGGTCGCCGACATGGGCGACGCGCTACGGGTCCTGCCGCGCGGCCGGTCGCGTACGGCGGAGAAGGACCGGGACGCGGGCTAG
- a CDS encoding SigE family RNA polymerase sigma factor produces the protein MAHGEVLEFEEYVRTRQDALLRSARRLVPDPTDAQDLLQTALVRTYGRWDGIADKSLADAYLRRVMINTRTEWWRARKLEEVPTEQLPDASVEDGSDQRADRALLMDILKVLAPKQRSVVVLRHWEQMSTEETAAALGMSAGTVKSTLHRALARLRQELESRDLDMRALERGDHTIRYEGRERCAA, from the coding sequence ATGGCGCACGGCGAGGTACTCGAATTCGAAGAGTACGTACGCACTCGGCAGGACGCGCTGCTGCGCAGTGCCCGTCGCCTGGTCCCGGACCCGACCGACGCGCAGGACCTCCTGCAGACCGCCCTCGTGCGCACCTACGGCCGCTGGGACGGCATCGCCGACAAGTCCCTCGCCGATGCCTACCTGCGCCGCGTCATGATCAACACGCGTACCGAGTGGTGGCGCGCCCGCAAGCTCGAAGAGGTCCCCACCGAGCAGCTCCCCGACGCCTCGGTCGAGGACGGCTCCGACCAGCGCGCCGACCGCGCCCTGCTGATGGACATCCTCAAGGTGCTCGCGCCCAAGCAGCGCAGCGTGGTCGTGCTGCGACACTGGGAGCAGATGAGCACCGAGGAGACGGCCGCGGCGCTCGGCATGTCGGCGGGAACCGTGAAGAGCACTCTGCACCGCGCACTGGCCCGCCTCCGGCAGGAACTGGAGAGCCGGGACCTGGACATGCGCGCGCTGGAGCGCGGGGACCACACCATCAGGTACGAAGGACGTGAGCGGTGCGCGGCCTGA
- the disA gene encoding DNA integrity scanning diadenylate cyclase DisA, with the protein MAAKDGAAASGKSGASSKQEAMMRASLSAVAPGQPLRDGLERIVRGNTGGLIVLGMDKSVEAMCTGGFVLDVEFTATRLRELCKLDGALILDKDLTKILRAGVQLVPDASIHTEETGTRHRTADRVSKQCGFPVVSVSQSMRLIALYVDGERRVLEESGAILSRANQALATLERYKLRLDEVAGTLSALEIEDLVTVRDVGAVAQRLEMVRRIATEIAEYVVELGTDGRLLSLQLDELTVGIEQERELVIRDYVPEPTAKRSRTVEEALPALDALTHPELLELAIVAKALGYTGSPETLDSAVSPRGYRLLAKVPRLPGAIIERLVEHFGGLQKLLAASVDDLQTVDGVGEARARSVREGLSRLAESSILERYV; encoded by the coding sequence GTGGCAGCCAAGGACGGGGCAGCAGCATCCGGGAAGTCGGGCGCGAGCTCCAAGCAGGAGGCCATGATGCGTGCCTCGCTGAGCGCGGTCGCACCCGGTCAGCCGCTGCGCGACGGACTCGAACGGATCGTCCGCGGCAACACCGGCGGGCTCATCGTCCTCGGCATGGACAAGTCCGTGGAAGCGATGTGCACGGGCGGTTTCGTCCTGGACGTGGAGTTCACCGCGACCCGGCTGCGCGAGCTGTGCAAGCTCGACGGCGCGCTGATCCTGGACAAGGACCTCACCAAGATCCTGCGGGCGGGCGTGCAGCTCGTTCCGGACGCCTCCATCCACACGGAGGAGACCGGTACCCGGCACCGCACCGCGGACCGCGTCTCGAAGCAGTGCGGGTTCCCGGTGGTCTCGGTGTCGCAGTCGATGCGGCTGATCGCGCTGTACGTGGACGGCGAGCGGCGCGTGCTGGAGGAGTCCGGGGCGATCCTGTCGCGGGCGAACCAGGCGCTGGCCACGCTGGAGCGGTACAAGCTCCGCCTGGACGAGGTGGCGGGCACGCTGTCCGCGCTGGAGATCGAGGACCTGGTGACGGTCCGCGACGTCGGCGCGGTGGCGCAGCGGCTGGAAATGGTCCGCCGGATCGCGACGGAAATCGCTGAATACGTGGTGGAGCTCGGCACGGACGGCCGACTGCTGTCGCTCCAGCTGGACGAGCTGACGGTCGGGATCGAGCAGGAGCGCGAGCTGGTCATCCGGGACTACGTGCCGGAGCCGACGGCGAAGCGGTCGCGGACGGTGGAGGAAGCGCTGCCCGCGCTGGACGCGCTGACCCACCCGGAGCTGCTGGAACTGGCGATCGTGGCGAAGGCGCTGGGGTACACCGGTTCGCCGGAGACGCTGGACTCGGCGGTGTCCCCGCGGGGCTACCGGCTGCTGGCGAAGGTTCCCCGGCTGCCGGGCGCGATCATCGAGCGGCTGGTGGAGCACTTCGGTGGCCTGCAGAAGCTGCTGGCCGCCTCCGTGGACGACCTGCAGACGGTCGACGGGGTCGGCGAGGCGCGTGCGCGCAGCGTCCGCGAGGGGCTGTCCCGGTTGGCGGAGTCCTCGATCCTGGAGCGGTACGTCTAG
- the cseB gene encoding two-component system response regulator CseB: MAETHVLFVEDDDVIREATTLALERDGFVVTAMPDGLSGLESFRANRPDIALLDVMVPGMDGVSLCRRIRDESTVPVIMLSARADSIDVVLGLEAGADDYVTKPFDGSVLVARIRAVLRRFGHAGGPQGGGSGADGEGRDDERGVLVFGDLEVDTEGMEVRKAGASVALTPTEMRLLLEFSTSPGTVLSRDRLLERVWDYDWGGDTRVVDVHVQRLRTKIGQDRIETVRGFGYKLKA, encoded by the coding sequence ATGGCCGAGACCCATGTCCTGTTCGTGGAGGACGACGACGTCATCCGTGAGGCCACGACCCTGGCACTGGAACGCGACGGGTTCGTCGTCACCGCCATGCCCGACGGACTGTCCGGCCTGGAGTCCTTCCGCGCGAACCGGCCGGACATCGCCCTGCTCGACGTGATGGTGCCCGGCATGGACGGCGTGAGCCTGTGCCGCCGCATCCGCGACGAGTCCACGGTCCCGGTGATCATGCTGTCGGCCCGCGCCGACTCCATCGACGTGGTCCTGGGCCTGGAGGCGGGCGCCGACGACTACGTCACCAAGCCCTTCGACGGCTCCGTCCTCGTCGCCCGCATCCGCGCGGTCCTGCGCCGCTTCGGCCACGCCGGCGGCCCGCAGGGCGGCGGCTCCGGCGCCGACGGCGAGGGCCGCGACGACGAGCGCGGGGTCCTGGTCTTCGGCGACCTGGAGGTCGACACGGAGGGCATGGAGGTGCGCAAGGCGGGCGCCTCGGTGGCGCTGACGCCCACCGAGATGCGGCTGCTGCTGGAGTTCTCCACCTCCCCCGGTACCGTCCTGTCGCGGGACCGGCTGCTGGAGCGGGTCTGGGACTACGACTGGGGTGGCGACACCCGCGTGGTGGACGTCCACGTCCAGCGCCTGCGCACCAAGATCGGGCAGGACCGGATCGAGACGGTCCGGGGTTTCGGATACAAGCTGAAGGCCTGA